Proteins encoded together in one Impatiens glandulifera chromosome 1, dImpGla2.1, whole genome shotgun sequence window:
- the LOC124922044 gene encoding uncharacterized protein LOC124922044, giving the protein MSTARGGGGRSQRWSVQPLTPLMEGPDLEEILQEEGIGRKEISNWDAIREWFRLQTTNSNSNSNSKGTFSIMSNILYGDNHANVNPAKMQDLRLLLGVLGCPLAPIPLSTDQLHTPLIITKNSIPFETSTANYIIQQYLAASGCFKQKDGKETVKNMYATGVLNMICCETEVSTGGGGGVEGGVRSFGTKSGESGCFVVWQMSPGMWSLELSVGSAYKVVAGSDGKIVWRHTPWLGTHAAKGPHRPLRRLIQGLDPKSTARLFEEALLMGERRIGEEDCFVLKVSADRAAVTERNDGPAEVLRHVLYGYFSQKSGLLIYLEDSHLTRVMHTINDNKTDGDDSAVYWETTIGSSIGDYRDVDGLMIAHRGRTVATVFRFGDDLTMQYSRTRMEELWRIHDVVFNVPGLSADSFIPPADIFHSLG; this is encoded by the exons atgtcTACGGcgagaggaggaggaggaagaagtcAGAGATGGAGCGTGCAACCGCTTACTCCATTAATGGAAGGACCAGATCTGGAAGAGATACTACAAGAGGAAGGAATAGGAAGAAAGGAGATCTCTAATTGGGATGCCATTCGCGAATGGTTTCGTCTCCAAACTaccaattctaattctaattcaaattcaaaaggaACATTCTCAATCATGTCCAACATTCTCTACGGCGACAATCACGCCAATGTTAATCCAGCCAAGATGCAAGACTTAAGACTTCTCCTCGGTGTCCTAGGATGTCCTTTAGCTCCAATTCCTCTTTCAACCGACCAACTCCACACTCCACTCATCATCACCAAGAACAGCATTCCCTTC GAGACTTCGACGGCCAATTATATAATACAGCAGTACTTAGCCGCGTCTGGATGCTTCAAGCAGAAAGATGGCAAGGAGACTGTGAAGAATATGTACGCGACAGGAGTCCTCAACATGATATGCTGCGAGACCGAGGTTTCAACcggaggtggaggaggagttGAAGGAGGAGTGAGGAGTTTCGGGACTAAGAGCGGTGAGAGCGGATGTTTCGTGGTTTGGCAAATGTCTCCAGGGATGTGGTCTCTTGAACTCTCTGTTGGATCCGCCTATAAAGTGGTTGCCGGTAGCGACGGTAAGATCGTTTGGCGTCACACTCCATGGCTTGGTACTCATGCCGCCAAGGGCCCCCACCGCCCTCTCCGTCGCCTAATCCAG GGTTTGGATCCTAAGAGCACAGCTAGACTATTCGAGGAAGCATTATTAATGGGAGAAAGAAGAATCGGGGAGGAAGATTGCTTCGTCCTCAAGGTATCGGCTGATCGAGCAGCCGTAACAGAGAGGAACGACGGGCCAGCCGAAGTCCTACGACACGTCTTGTACGGTTACTTCAGCCAGAAGAGTGGTCTCCTGATCTACCTCGAGGACTCTCACTTGACGCGTGTCATGCACACGATTAACGATAACAAAACCGACGGCGATGATTCAGCGGTGTATTGGGAGACTACGATAGGGAGTAGTATAGGGGATTACAGGGACGTGGATGGATTGATGATTGCACATAGGGGGAGGACGGTTGCTACGGTTTTCAGGTTCGGGGATGATTTGACGATGCAGTATAGTAGAACTCGAATGGAGGAGTTGTGGAGGATTCATGATGTTGTTTTCAATGTCCCGGGTCTTTCGGCGGATTCCTTCATTCCTCCTGCCGATATTTTCCATTCGCttggttaa
- the LOC124919197 gene encoding succinate-semialdehyde dehydrogenase, mitochondrial: protein MAGMMVFCTRSLLSRRSSSPALRHPFVSLLSRQISSEADSIVDRLKSSGLLRTQGLIGGTWTDAYDGKTLKVQNPATGDVIANVPCMGGRETIDAIGSASETFSSWSKLTAAERSKYLRKWYDLLIVHKEELGQLITLEQGKPLKEAIGEVSYGASFIEFFAEEAKRVYGDIIPATLPDRRLFVLKQPVGVVGVITPWNFPLAMITRKVGPALASGCTVVVKPSELTPLTCLAATELALQAGIPKGAINVVMGNAPEIGDALLESKQVRKITFTGSTATGKKLMAGAAGTVKRVSLELGGNAPCIIFDDADIDVAIKGAMAAKFRNSGQTCVCANRILVQEGIYEKFATAFSKAVQSMQVGNGFHEGVVQGPLINEAAVHKVEAFLEDAVSKGAKILVGGKRHSLGMTFYEPTVVTDVKNEMLISRDEVFAPVAPLLRFKTEEEAIHIANDTDAGLAAYIFTSSMQRSWRVSEALEYGLVGINEGIISTEVAPFGGVKQSGLGREGSKYGIDEYLEMKYICLGNLSN from the exons ATGGCAGGCATGATGGTTTTCTGCACCCGTAGTCTTCTCTCTCGCCGTTCGTCTTCTCCGGCTCTCCGGCATCCCTTTGTTTCCTTGCTCTCTCGACAG ATTAGCTCGGAGGCAGATAGTATTGTTGATCGTCTCAAGAGTTCTGGGCTTTTACGCACCCAGGGCCTTATTGGAGGGACATGGACTGATGCATATGATGGTAAAACTTTAAAG GTCCAAAATCCTGCCACCGGTGATGTTATAGCAAATGTGCCATGCATGGGTGGAAGAGAGACAATTGATGCCATTGGTTCAGCATCTGAAACGTTTAGCT CTTGGAGCAAACTTACTGCAGCTGAAAGAAGCAAGTACCTGAGAAAATG GTATGATCTCCTGATTGTTCACAAAGAAGAACTTGGCCAACTCATAACATTAGAACAAGGAAAACCCTTGAAAGAAGCTATTGGCGAG GTTAGTTATGGGGCCagttttattgagttttttgCAGAAGAGGCTAAGCGTGTCTACGGTGATATAATTCCGGCTACACTACCTGACCGTCGTCTTTTTGTCTTAAAGCAG CCTGTAGGTGTTGTTGGCGTAATCACTCCTTGGAATTTTCCGTTGGCTATGATTACTCGCAAG GTTGGTCCCGCCCTTGCCAGTGGCTGTACTGTGGTCGTTAAACCTTCTGAGCTGACACCTTTAACTTGCTTAGCAGCAACTGAGCTCGCCCTTCAAGCTGGGATACCAAAG GGTGCTATAAATGTAGTTATGGGAAATGCTCCTGAAATTGGAGATGCTTTACTTGAAAGTAAACAG GTCAGGAAGATCACTTTTACTGGCTCAACTGCAACAGGAAAGAAATTGATGGCTGGTGCTGCTGGAACTGTTAAGAGG GTGTCACTAGAACTTGGTGGTAATGCACCTTGCATAATCTTTGATGATGCAGACATAGATGTTGCAATAAAAGGAGCg ATGGCAGCAAAGTTCCGCAACAGTGGTCAAACATGTGTGTGTGCCAACAGGATCCTAGTGCAAGAAG GTATATATGAGAAATTTGCGACTGCATTCTCAAAAGCTGTCCAGAGCATGCAAGTTGGCAATGGGTTTCATGAAGGTGTGGTACAG GGCCCCCTAATCAATGAAGCTGCTGTACACAAG GTTGAAGCATTTCTGGAAGATGCAGTCTCAAAG GGAGCAAAAATACTTGTTGGGGGAAAGAGGCATAGCCTTGGAATGACTTTCTATGAACCAACAGTAGTAACTGATGTCAAGAATGAAATGCTTATTTCAAG GGATGAAGTGTTTGCACCTGTTGCACCTCTTTTGCGGTTTAAAACAGAGGAGGAAGCTATCCACATTGCAAATGATACCGATGCAG GATTAGCTGCTTATATATTCACTTCAAGCATGCAACGTTCATGGCGTGTCTCTGAAGCTCTTGAATATGGACTTGTTGGAATTAACGAGGGGataatttcaaccgag GTTGCCCCATTTGGAGGCGTCAAACAATCTGGTCTTGGACGAGAAGGTTCCAAATATGGAATAGATGAATATCTAGAG ATGAAATATATATGTCTTGGAAATTTGAGTAATTGA